Proteins from a single region of Oncorhynchus nerka isolate Pitt River linkage group LG18, Oner_Uvic_2.0, whole genome shotgun sequence:
- the LOC115146752 gene encoding ice-structuring glycoprotein-like, with amino-acid sequence MTTAAPTAATTTVAATAAPTAATAAPTAATAPPTAATAPPTAATAASTAATAASTAATAAPTAATAASTAATAAPTAATAASTAATAAPTAATAASTAATAAPTAATAAPTAATAPPTAATAASTAATAASTAATAASTAATAAPTAETAAPTAATAASTAATAAPTAATAAPTAAVTTPPPTVATTTNAAPAAATTTAVASTDPPSSSEGTLSLRFSLNQMFTSDLANSSSSAFKALAGTVVSEVNKIFVNTLSFNRSIVNSFKSGSVVTNMTLVFSNKNSVPSAGSAQATFTSSSTSLTILQGSVSVESSVNSGSAPRPTAFCLSALPLTLALLMVQLLAN; translated from the exons ATGACTACTGCAGCTCCAACCGCAGCAACCACCACCGTTGCAGCAACTGCTGCTCCAACTGCAGCAACTGCTGCTCCAACTGCAGCAACTGCTCCTCCAACTGCAGCAACTGCTCCTCCAACTGCAGCAACTGCTGCTTCAACTGCAGCAACTGCTGCTTCAACTGCAGCAACTGCTGCTCCAACTGCAGCAACTGCTGCTTCAACTGCAGCAACTGCTGCTCCAACTGCAGCAACTGCTGCTTCAACTGCAGCAACTGCTGCTCCAACTGCAGCAACTGCTGCTTCAACTGCAGCAACTGCTGCTCCAACTGCAGCAACTGCTGCTCCAACTGCAGCAACTGCTCCTCCAACTGCAGCAACTGCTGCTTCAACTGCAGCAACTGCTGCTTCAACTGCAGCAACTGCTGCTTCAACTGCAGCAACTGCTGCTCCAACTGCAGAAACTGCTGCTCCAACTGCAGCAACTGCTGCTTCAACTGCAGCAACTGCTGCTCCAACTGCAGCAACTGCTGCTCCAACTGCAGCTGTCACCACGCCACCTCCAACAGTGGCCACCACCACCAACGCTGCTCCGGCGGCAGCCACCACCACTGCTGTCGCATCAACTGATCCTCCATCTTCTAGTGAAGGAACCCTGAGTCTTCGGTTTAGCCTCAACCAGATGTTCACCTCAGATCTTGCCAACTCGTCCTCTTCAGCATTCAAGGCTCTGGCTGGCACAGTGGTCTCGGAG GTGAACAAGATTTTTGTTAACACCCTAAGCTTCAATCGTTCCATTGTCAACTCATTCAA GAGTGGCTCCGTAGTTACCAACATGACACTCGTGTTCAGTAACAAAAATTCGGTTCCCAGTGCAGGCAGCGCACAGGCAACTTTCACCAGCAGTTCCACCTCCCTGACCATCCTACAGGGCAGCGTCAGTGTTG AGTcatcagtcaattcaggaagtgctCCCCGACCCactgccttctgtctgtctgccttgccTCTCACGTTGGCACTGCTAATGGTACAGTTGCTGGCTAACTAA